The Papaver somniferum cultivar HN1 chromosome 6, ASM357369v1, whole genome shotgun sequence genome segment ttacaaacaaaaataaaataaaaaaatatcaagaataattaaagcttactctaaatttagagatcaaaagaagatatataatatatcttaatttagttattgacaaataaaaaagaaggaaaacgggaagaaaaaagtcgagtagcagcagctgtagttgggggtcgAGAAgagaggcgactgagagaaggaaaaagagaaagaaggagggtatcataatgaaatattagatttagggttttcatttatcctctaaatcaatgggtagaatctaatacttgtaaatcaacggtagaaactaagtttaaaaatttatcggttttccaatggttttttgttcgattttagaggtcaaaccaaaccaaaaccaacactattggTTTTCCACTTTTTACACTGTAACCAATCCATtaataaatggttcggtttgatttctttctaattggtctggtttgctCTGGTTCCAgcgaaaaccgaaaccatgtttaGCCCTGGATACAGTTAATCTTTAGAGGAAAGATGCCTATGCTTGTCTGGAGTCTGGGCTATGATCGTCTCGTTACATGTAGAGAAGGAGAAGATCCATTGGCAGATTATTTTTCTATTTACCCCCTAAACGACATTAGGTCACCAGTCAACTTTCCCCCTAAACGTTTTAGCTTTCCTAATAACAAAAAGGTTGAATAAAGCTCACCAGTCACTATTAACGTGGTGATTTATTTAAGGATAGTTTCCTATTACTCTTCCTCAACCCACGGTTGATATTTAAGGATCATATACAAACAATTGCAATCGGGGTTGAGAACTTGGTTTGCTCGCTCTCTACCGATAAAAGGGGTAAAAGATACAGTATCCTAAGTTTTATAATCAACAGAGATTCCAAAACCTCCGCAAGGTATTACTACACATAACCAGAATTAACAATCCACTGGGGTCTTTAGATCAACAGAGAGCCAAAGACCACCGCAAGGTATTACTACGCATAATTTATTCTTGCACATCTTACTAGGTTTTATTTATCATATTATTTTCTTGTTCTACGTACTTCATACGTTCTTCTTATAGTCAATCAGTTAATGACGATACATAGACGTCGGGTTCGGATCAAAAGAGTGCAAAGGGGTGCCAACCCCtttaaaattaatttatttaaCCTCtacaaaaaatataacaaactctttAGAAAAAACACACGTAGGCAAATCGACATGAATGAAAAGAAGAAGCTGGAGAAGAAGAGCATATATAGTCGTTGTGCCGATAGTAGACCTAATGATGATTGCAATGATATAGTAGTATGTGAGATACTGAGCAGACTGCCAGTGAAATCACTTATGAGGTTCAAGTGCGTGTGTAAACATTGGCGTGATTTAATCCAGGAGGATCCTTACTTTATTGATTTACAGCTTACACGATCGAAAACACGACCTGGACTATTTATTGTCATTCCATTACAGGCGTCTCTAAAGGCGGGCATGATATGTGGCTTACAAGGATATACAAAGGGTGGAAGATGCAAAAAAGTGCCCGATCAGGAGTTGTACTTGAGAGCTCAGTTACTTGGAGGACCACACCAAGTTAGAGCTGCCATTAACGACGTAATGCAAACAAAGTCGTTTTCTGAATACAATGAAATCTTGCCACCCATAAATGGTTTAATATGTATGGTTGACAGCAAAGTCCACTATCGCGTTCGGATATACAATCCCAGCGCCCGAGAAATCACACCATGGATGAAATCAACATTATTAATGAATCAGCAAGAAGGAGACCGTTTTGACGTTTTTAACGATGATATGTTTCCGACCTATCAGTTTGGGTTTGATCCTGCCACTAAGGATTACAAAGTGCTTTGTGTGTGGAGTACAAATCGTGAAGAAGTTTCTGAGGTCTTAACTGTAGGCCAAACTAAGTGGAGAAGGGTCAGAGATGAAATCCCGTCAAACAACTTTTATGATGGGAATTCTGTTTATGCGAATGGTTGCATCTATTGGATAGTATATGAATGTCTAACTGTATTTGATGTCGGAAACGAGAAGTTTAGAGTGATCCCAGTCCCTAATTGCATCAGTGATCAGCCTCGGGACTGTGGTCAAAATGTTGAATTGTTAGATGATCAAGTGGATGGACGTGCAGATCTATTTCGTAGAATGTCTGTTTATGAGGGTCGCGAGGTTGGATTACTTGAAATGGGCGGGCATGTAACTGTATTCCGCAGAATGAGTGATTACACCGCCAAGTTGTGGATATTTAATGAAGACACCAAAGAGAACACAAGTAACGAATGCTGGAGTGAACTGACTATCATGTTACCTTTCTGTTGGGCTGGTGATGGACAATGTGTATACATTCATACTGTCCCAGGAACTGACGAAATAATTTTTGAAACCTATAGAGATTGTTTAGATAGACGAATAGAGTATGCTTCTCTTTATTCTTACAATTGGAAAAAGAAGATTTTCACAGAGCTTAAACTTAGTGGGATTCCCTCCTCAGTTCCAGAGTATCGGGCTTCATTGTTTTCAACTTTCTTTGAAAGCCTTGTACCTATTCAGAAAGCAGGAGAGGCAGGCATCACGTTTGGCAGAAAATAGAGTAGGATTTCTTCATATTTCGTGATGATTACATGGATACCATATTTTGCTTATTGTTTTTATCGGTTATAactttaattttattttactgGTTCTTTTTTTAAAGAATGTGTGATTATGTAAAACTGGAAAGCTCTCATGGAAGCTTCTCAGTATGTTTGTCGCTTTTGTAATGAAGCAACACTTGGTCTTCACGAGTTCATAGCAGCATTATTTCATTTGATTGGCGAAACACCCATTACAAGATAAGCAAATAGAATCCAGTCACCCATTTGAGTAATTTCGTTCATCATGAGCAATTATATATGTTTGATAGGCACAAGGTGAAGAGCAGATTTCTGGTGAACTGTAAGTCCAGATGATTCATCCATCTTTACGTCTTCTTTACTCATTCCATTTggcaattcccaatcaaaactgTACAATAAATTCGCCAGTGCCAGTTCCACCGTCGCGAGCCCCATACTAATACCCGGACACACTCTTCGACCTGCTCCAAAAGGTAAAAAATCAAAAGATTGTCTTCTAATATCAATAGAGCTGTCTTTGAATCTCTCCGGGAAGAATTCATCTGGCTTCTCCCAATACTTTGGATTCCTTACTATCGCATAAACGTTTACATAGACCCTGGTTTCCGGTAATACATCGTAACCGTTG includes the following:
- the LOC113291486 gene encoding putative F-box protein At3g10240; translated protein: MNEKKKLEKKSIYSRCADSRPNDDCNDIVVCEILSRLPVKSLMRFKCVCKHWRDLIQEDPYFIDLQLTRSKTRPGLFIVIPLQASLKAGMICGLQGYTKGGRCKKVPDQELYLRAQLLGGPHQVRAAINDVMQTKSFSEYNEILPPINGLICMVDSKVHYRVRIYNPSAREITPWMKSTLLMNQQEGDRFDVFNDDMFPTYQFGFDPATKDYKVLCVWSTNREEVSEVLTVGQTKWRRVRDEIPSNNFYDGNSVYANGCIYWIVYECLTVFDVGNEKFRVIPVPNCISDQPRDCGQNVELLDDQVDGRADLFRRMSVYEGREVGLLEMGGHVTVFRRMSDYTAKLWIFNEDTKENTSNECWSELTIMLPFCWAGDGQCVYIHTVPGTDEIIFETYRDCLDRRIEYASLYSYNWKKKIFTELKLSGIPSSVPEYRASLFSTFFESLVPIQKAGEAGITFGRK